A single window of Leptospira inadai serovar Lyme str. 10 DNA harbors:
- a CDS encoding LysM peptidoglycan-binding domain-containing protein, producing the protein MQEITPQPAARFAILPIFLRMLTYCVLSISILLLIGIGDCYRLQAQEKGSHDDVFEYKVKKNDTLSKISKQFLEDPGRWKELLKYNEIPNPSLIREGITLKIPGYLRKDSIPAEPVQTSVTPIENPEAIAEFVIGTAESSKNFNPATNTEKWTKIVKNATFLTDEWIRTKDKSSLRFAFIKTGISFEVRQNSVLRILSSNKTQSLAEYKNNTVENAKAVLVSSGSLESSVREKDKSKKYKLFVVTPVATVGVRGTEFYVDSTTPDKSTVGCFQGELDVGAQGVIVHVPAGFGTSVEKGKKPTTPTPLPDRVEIE; encoded by the coding sequence ATGCAGGAGATCACTCCGCAACCGGCAGCCAGGTTTGCAATATTACCTATTTTCCTACGGATGCTCACTTACTGTGTGCTTTCGATTTCCATCCTTCTTTTGATTGGCATTGGCGATTGTTACCGTCTTCAAGCCCAAGAAAAAGGTTCTCACGATGATGTTTTTGAATATAAGGTTAAGAAGAATGACACTTTATCCAAAATATCCAAACAGTTTTTAGAGGATCCGGGACGTTGGAAGGAATTGCTTAAGTACAATGAAATTCCAAATCCCTCGCTTATTAGAGAAGGTATAACCTTAAAGATTCCCGGTTATCTTCGAAAAGATTCGATTCCGGCGGAGCCCGTTCAAACGAGCGTGACACCGATCGAGAATCCCGAAGCGATAGCCGAATTTGTGATAGGTACTGCGGAATCCTCTAAGAATTTCAATCCGGCAACGAATACCGAAAAATGGACAAAGATTGTAAAAAACGCGACGTTTTTAACCGATGAATGGATTCGGACGAAAGATAAATCTTCGTTGCGTTTCGCTTTCATAAAAACCGGGATTTCTTTCGAGGTTCGACAAAATTCCGTTTTGAGAATTCTATCTAGTAATAAAACCCAATCCCTTGCGGAGTATAAGAATAATACGGTTGAGAATGCGAAAGCAGTTCTAGTATCGTCCGGATCCCTTGAGTCCTCCGTCCGGGAGAAGGACAAGAGTAAGAAGTATAAGTTATTCGTGGTAACTCCTGTCGCAACTGTGGGCGTTAGAGGGACGGAATTTTATGTGGATTCTACTACTCCTGATAAAAGTACAGTGGGATGTTTTCAAGGAGAATTAGATGTCGGCGCTCAGGGCGTAATAGTTCACGTGCCGGCCGGATTCGGAACTTCGGTTGAAAAAGGTAAGAAACCGACGACTCCTACTCCTCTTCCCGATAGAGTCGAAATCGAATAA